One window from the genome of Candidatus Manganitrophaceae bacterium encodes:
- a CDS encoding nucleotidyltransferase domain-containing protein, with protein sequence MGENTDAVGEISERLRPLSQRAELQLVILFGSQASGEARSESDIDLAILGEGPLDLTPLTAEAIRLLKTSRVDLVDLYRASPLLKREVVRKGKLLYEKRPGAYLDFSSLAVRRYIDTQKLRDARKDAIERFLEQRGLA encoded by the coding sequence ATGGGCGAGAATACGGATGCTGTCGGAGAGATCTCCGAGCGACTGCGTCCTTTATCTCAGCGGGCGGAGCTGCAGTTGGTCATCCTTTTTGGATCGCAAGCGAGCGGTGAGGCGCGGAGCGAGAGCGATATCGATCTGGCCATTTTGGGAGAGGGGCCGCTCGATTTGACTCCCCTCACGGCGGAGGCCATCCGCCTCCTCAAAACATCCCGGGTCGATCTGGTCGATCTTTACCGGGCCAGCCCGCTTCTGAAGAGGGAAGTGGTCCGAAAGGGAAAACTTCTCTATGAAAAACGGCCCGGTGCCTACCTTGATTTTTCTTCTTTGGCGGTCCGCCGTTACATCGATACCCAAAAGCTGCGCGATGCCCGGAAGGATGCGATCGAACGCTTCCTGGAGCAAAGGGGCCTCGCATGA
- a CDS encoding ABC transporter ATP-binding protein produces MKFVLRVLAFIKPYKGLAALTLGAAIVSTVMDLIPPWLIKMVIDEGVRAGEGRLIFFLTLAMIIAFAVKGLANMARIRLNNAFEQRVIYDIRNTVYQATQRLSISYFENRSTGEIMSRINNDVENMERIFIDGIEHLLIAALTLIGITAVLFKIQWQLALVAMIPLPILAFSAVLFTRRIHGCYKTVRQRMGDLNALLQDSISGIRETMIFNRQGHEAKRFQEKSRACQEGSLEVARLWSYYSPGMAFLASMGTVLILGFGSYKVATGTMTVGELVAFFAYAALFYAPINQIHSINHMLQHAIAAGERVFELIDTKQEVPEPEIPIVLPARLQGFVRFDNISFQYVSDLSVLKQIDFEASPGETVALVGATGSGKTTIVSLLMRFYDVQSGHITIDGFDVRAMSLAALRDQIGLVRQEPFLFNGTVRENLAYGDLTATDDQIIAAATAACAGDFIRQLPQGYDTWIGERGVKLSIGQKQRLAIARAFLKNPPIIIFDEGTSAVDAETEGSIQEAMENLFAHRTTLIVAHRLSSLRTADRILVIEQGRIVESGTHEELIRRNGVYASLFEAQLQL; encoded by the coding sequence GTGAAATTTGTTCTCCGTGTTTTGGCCTTTATTAAACCGTATAAAGGGCTGGCCGCATTGACCCTCGGCGCCGCAATCGTCAGCACCGTCATGGATCTCATTCCCCCCTGGCTCATCAAAATGGTCATCGATGAAGGGGTTCGCGCGGGGGAGGGCCGGTTGATTTTCTTTTTGACCCTGGCGATGATCATCGCCTTTGCGGTGAAGGGGTTGGCGAACATGGCGCGCATCCGGCTGAACAACGCCTTCGAGCAGCGGGTGATCTATGATATCCGGAACACCGTCTACCAGGCGACGCAGCGGCTGTCGATCTCCTATTTCGAGAATCGCTCCACCGGCGAGATCATGTCCCGGATCAACAACGACGTCGAAAACATGGAGCGGATCTTCATCGACGGGATCGAGCACCTCTTGATCGCCGCTTTGACCTTGATTGGCATTACGGCGGTCCTCTTCAAGATTCAATGGCAGCTGGCGCTGGTGGCGATGATCCCGCTGCCGATCCTCGCCTTCTCCGCCGTCCTCTTTACCCGACGGATCCACGGCTGCTATAAAACGGTCCGCCAGCGGATGGGCGATCTCAACGCGCTGCTGCAAGATTCCATCTCCGGCATCCGGGAGACGATGATCTTCAACCGCCAGGGGCATGAGGCGAAGCGCTTCCAGGAGAAGAGCCGCGCCTGCCAAGAGGGGAGCCTGGAGGTGGCGCGCCTTTGGTCGTACTACTCCCCCGGGATGGCTTTCCTTGCCTCGATGGGAACGGTCCTGATTTTGGGATTCGGCTCGTACAAAGTCGCGACCGGCACGATGACGGTCGGGGAGCTCGTCGCCTTTTTTGCCTACGCGGCGCTCTTCTATGCGCCGATTAACCAAATCCATTCGATCAACCATATGCTCCAGCATGCGATCGCGGCGGGGGAGCGGGTCTTCGAGCTGATCGACACCAAGCAGGAAGTACCGGAGCCCGAAATCCCGATCGTTCTTCCGGCCCGGCTGCAGGGCTTCGTCCGGTTCGACAACATCTCGTTCCAGTATGTCTCCGATCTTTCGGTCTTAAAGCAGATCGACTTCGAAGCCTCCCCCGGCGAGACGGTCGCCCTCGTCGGCGCCACCGGAAGTGGAAAGACGACGATCGTCTCGCTGCTGATGCGCTTCTATGACGTGCAGAGCGGCCATATCACGATCGACGGCTTCGACGTCCGGGCGATGTCGCTCGCCGCGCTGCGCGACCAGATCGGGTTGGTGCGACAAGAGCCGTTTCTCTTCAATGGGACGGTCCGCGAAAACCTCGCCTATGGCGACCTGACCGCGACGGACGATCAAATCATCGCCGCCGCGACCGCCGCCTGCGCCGGCGATTTCATTCGGCAGCTGCCGCAAGGATATGACACCTGGATCGGGGAGCGGGGGGTGAAGCTCTCGATCGGCCAGAAGCAGCGGCTCGCCATCGCGCGGGCCTTTCTGAAGAATCCGCCGATCATTATCTTCGACGAGGGGACCTCCGCGGTCGATGCCGAGACCGAAGGGAGCATCCAGGAGGCGATGGAAAACCTCTTCGCCCACCGGACGACGTTGATCGTCGCCCATCGTCTCTCGTCGCTCCGGACCGCCGACCGGATCCTGGTGATCGAGCAGGGCCGGATCGTCGAAAGCGGCACGCACGAGGAGTTGATCCGCCGCAACGGCGTCTATGCGAGCCTTTTCGAGGCGCAGTTGCAGCTGTAA
- a CDS encoding YihY/virulence factor BrkB family protein, which yields MDQEKEQKKETEGKEKAQSRLRRWALGTLTPKELAVRVWREANKDDVFGAAAELAYAFLFALFPLLLFLVTLIGYLPIDDLFGKILTSLSGFLPQEALVLIQDNIAAITQQKRGGLLSFGLLATLWAASRGVVSLCSGLNKVYDVEESRPWWKVQLIAIGLTLGVSIFAILAAILMIFGGAIGQALADQIGLGPLFQIGWNVARFLIAGITMTFVLAVLYYFGPDVEQSWHWVTPGSVIAVLSWILTSLAFSYYVGHFGSYNKTYGTIGAVIILLTWMYLTGLMILIGGEINSEIERSLPEGKSPGEKRLAEKHPGNLALQARAKTPMSGRARRWLFSRWSIFGGAAALSATGFFLIRRLFFKSPEA from the coding sequence ATGGATCAGGAAAAAGAGCAGAAAAAGGAGACCGAAGGTAAGGAGAAAGCGCAGAGCCGGCTTCGCCGATGGGCGCTCGGGACGTTGACGCCGAAGGAGCTGGCGGTGCGCGTTTGGCGCGAGGCCAACAAGGATGATGTCTTCGGTGCGGCCGCCGAGCTGGCCTATGCCTTTCTCTTCGCCCTCTTTCCCCTCCTTCTCTTTTTGGTCACCCTGATCGGCTACCTCCCGATCGACGACCTCTTCGGAAAGATTTTAACCTCGCTGAGCGGGTTCCTCCCCCAAGAGGCGCTCGTCTTGATCCAAGACAACATCGCCGCGATCACACAGCAGAAGCGGGGAGGCCTCCTCTCCTTCGGGCTGCTCGCCACTCTCTGGGCCGCCTCCCGCGGGGTCGTCTCCCTCTGCTCCGGGCTCAACAAGGTCTATGACGTTGAAGAAAGCCGCCCCTGGTGGAAAGTACAACTGATCGCCATCGGCCTGACCCTCGGCGTCTCGATTTTTGCGATCCTCGCGGCGATCCTGATGATCTTCGGCGGGGCGATCGGGCAGGCGCTCGCCGATCAGATCGGGCTCGGCCCGCTCTTTCAAATCGGCTGGAACGTGGCGCGATTTCTGATCGCCGGGATCACGATGACGTTCGTTTTGGCCGTCCTCTATTATTTCGGACCCGACGTTGAGCAGAGCTGGCACTGGGTCACCCCTGGCTCGGTCATCGCCGTTCTCTCATGGATTCTGACCTCCCTTGCCTTCTCTTATTATGTCGGCCACTTCGGCAGCTACAATAAAACATACGGAACCATCGGCGCGGTGATCATCTTGCTGACCTGGATGTATCTCACCGGGCTGATGATCTTGATCGGAGGAGAAATTAACTCTGAGATCGAGCGATCGCTCCCGGAGGGAAAGAGCCCCGGCGAGAAGCGTCTCGCCGAAAAACATCCCGGCAACCTCGCCCTCCAGGCCCGTGCCAAGACCCCCATGAGTGGCAGGGCGAGACGGTGGCTCTTCTCCCGCTGGTCGATTTTTGGCGGCGCCGCCGCCCTCTCCGCGACCGGCTTCTTCCTCATCCGGCGACTCTTCTTTAAATCTCCAGAAGCTTAG
- a CDS encoding (2Fe-2S) ferredoxin domain-containing protein — translation MPKPKYHILVCTTTRPPGNPRGSCGERGSRELLNSFFSEMERLELFGQILVTESSCLGPCPIGPNVVVYPDGTWYKGVKPADVAEIMEQHIVNGRPVTRLAIPEEMWG, via the coding sequence ATGCCAAAACCGAAATATCATATCCTCGTCTGCACGACCACCCGACCTCCCGGAAATCCGCGCGGATCGTGCGGGGAGCGAGGAAGCCGGGAGTTGCTGAACAGTTTCTTCTCCGAAATGGAACGTCTGGAGCTCTTTGGACAGATCTTGGTGACCGAGTCGAGCTGTTTGGGTCCCTGTCCGATCGGTCCGAACGTCGTCGTCTATCCCGACGGGACCTGGTACAAAGGGGTCAAGCCGGCCGACGTCGCAGAGATTATGGAGCAGCATATCGTGAACGGCCGTCCGGTGACGCGGCTCGCCATCCCGGAGGAGATGTGGGGATAA
- a CDS encoding glucose 1-dehydrogenase: MELGLKGKVAVVTGGSKGIGRAIALTLAAEGAEVVLAARGKEALAQAKAEVEQIGSRALAVSVDLTRPREARKLIQKAAETYGRVDLLINNLGGPLHFKPFLDLTDDDWEATLALDLMAAVRTCREVIPQMQRQGGGRIINVASMSGIEMEEKFPDYRIAKAALIALGKYLSVEFAKDKIVVNTVCPGAVWTPSWEVEASVMAERTGESVKAVEKRLKRDTDAAIPLGIGSPEEVARLVAFLASPNVAWMTGSTVRIDGGAAKSP; encoded by the coding sequence ATGGAGCTCGGGTTGAAAGGAAAGGTCGCCGTGGTCACCGGCGGAAGCAAGGGGATCGGAAGGGCGATCGCCCTCACCCTCGCCGCTGAGGGGGCCGAGGTCGTCTTGGCCGCCCGCGGGAAAGAAGCGCTGGCGCAAGCGAAGGCCGAGGTCGAACAGATCGGAAGCCGGGCGCTCGCCGTTTCAGTCGATCTGACACGGCCCCGTGAGGCGCGCAAGCTGATCCAGAAGGCGGCGGAGACATACGGCCGGGTCGATCTACTGATCAACAATCTCGGCGGACCGCTTCATTTCAAGCCGTTTTTGGATTTGACCGACGACGATTGGGAAGCAACCCTCGCCCTTGATCTGATGGCGGCGGTCCGGACCTGCCGAGAGGTGATCCCGCAGATGCAGCGGCAAGGAGGCGGGCGGATCATCAACGTCGCGTCGATGTCGGGGATCGAGATGGAGGAGAAGTTTCCCGACTATCGAATCGCCAAGGCGGCGCTGATTGCGCTGGGGAAGTATCTTTCAGTCGAATTCGCCAAAGACAAGATCGTTGTCAACACCGTCTGCCCCGGCGCGGTCTGGACCCCCTCTTGGGAGGTGGAGGCGTCGGTGATGGCGGAGCGGACGGGAGAATCGGTCAAAGCGGTGGAGAAACGGCTGAAGCGCGACACCGACGCCGCCATCCCGCTCGGGATCGGCAGCCCGGAGGAGGTGGCCCGGCTGGTCGCCTTTCTCGCTTCGCCCAATGTCGCCTGGATGACCGGGTCGACCGTCCGGATCGACGGCGGCGCGGCCAAGAGCCCGTGA
- a CDS encoding galactose oxidase yields the protein MTSSREKRVRSFSLLLAVLFWTLPLFGAVSWEQHAPVPQPRSEVAAASLDGQIYLIGGFAKEGVTPRVDRYDSATDRWVERAAMPVALHHAGAAALNGKLYVIGGFEGAKSWKPSRGVWEYDPTTDRWSAKREMPTARGALGVGVWQGRVYAIGGLGATEPGRLLENTGANEVYDPAADRWETKAPLPNPRDHLAVAVLEGAVHAIGGRFNSDYATNVALHHIYDPAVDRWRQAAPLPRRRSGIAAAVVNGKIYVFGGESPQGTFSDNDVYNPTADRWQGAPPMPTARHGLGAAAVADRIYVIAGGPQPGGSLSNVNEMFRPE from the coding sequence ATGACTTCGTCCCGAGAGAAGCGTGTTCGTTCTTTCTCCTTGCTTCTGGCCGTTTTGTTCTGGACCCTTCCCCTTTTCGGTGCGGTGAGCTGGGAGCAGCATGCGCCGGTCCCGCAGCCGCGTTCCGAGGTGGCGGCGGCCTCGCTTGACGGCCAGATCTATCTCATCGGTGGCTTTGCAAAAGAGGGGGTCACCCCGCGGGTCGATCGGTACGACTCGGCCACCGACCGGTGGGTCGAGCGCGCCGCGATGCCGGTTGCGCTCCATCACGCCGGGGCCGCCGCTTTAAACGGGAAGCTTTATGTAATCGGCGGCTTCGAAGGGGCAAAGTCGTGGAAACCGTCACGCGGCGTCTGGGAATATGATCCGACCACCGACCGCTGGAGCGCAAAACGGGAGATGCCGACGGCGCGCGGGGCGCTCGGGGTCGGCGTCTGGCAGGGGCGGGTCTATGCGATCGGGGGATTGGGGGCGACCGAGCCGGGACGTCTGTTGGAAAACACCGGCGCGAATGAAGTCTATGATCCGGCGGCCGATCGATGGGAGACGAAAGCGCCGCTTCCAAACCCGCGTGATCATCTCGCCGTGGCCGTGTTGGAAGGCGCCGTGCATGCGATCGGCGGCCGCTTCAACAGCGACTATGCGACGAACGTCGCACTACACCATATTTATGATCCCGCCGTCGACCGCTGGCGCCAAGCAGCCCCTCTCCCGAGGCGCCGGAGCGGCATCGCTGCAGCGGTGGTCAATGGAAAGATCTACGTTTTCGGCGGAGAGTCTCCGCAGGGAACGTTCTCCGACAACGACGTCTACAATCCGACCGCCGACCGGTGGCAGGGGGCGCCTCCGATGCCGACCGCACGCCACGGCCTCGGCGCCGCAGCGGTGGCCGACCGGATCTACGTCATCGCCGGCGGACCGCAGCCGGGCGGCTCATTGAGCAATGTGAATGAGATGTTCCGTCCCGAGTAA
- a CDS encoding inorganic pyrophosphatase, translating to MSFPSPFYRWRPHPWHGLDVGPKPPTLVYAYIEITPFDPVKYELDKVTGYLHVDRPQRTSALPPTLYGFVPRTYCGRRVGALMSNAKKGDGDPLDICVLSERPINRSDVILKARVVGGLPMLDDGEADDKIIAVLNNDYLWSNVQDISELPGVLVERLRHYFETYKLVPGKSSNVSIDATYDRKHAERVIQAAMEDYQEEYGS from the coding sequence ATGTCTTTTCCTTCGCCCTTCTATCGATGGAGGCCGCACCCCTGGCACGGCCTCGACGTCGGTCCTAAACCGCCGACACTCGTTTACGCTTATATTGAAATCACCCCGTTCGATCCGGTCAAATATGAGCTCGACAAGGTGACCGGCTATCTCCATGTCGATCGACCGCAGCGGACCTCCGCGCTTCCGCCGACGTTATACGGCTTCGTTCCGCGCACCTACTGCGGACGGCGCGTCGGTGCGTTGATGTCGAACGCCAAGAAGGGGGACGGCGATCCGTTGGATATCTGTGTTCTCAGCGAGCGGCCGATTAACCGATCCGACGTGATCCTCAAAGCCCGGGTGGTCGGAGGGCTTCCGATGCTCGATGACGGCGAGGCCGACGACAAGATCATCGCCGTGCTCAACAACGATTATCTCTGGAGCAATGTCCAGGACATCTCCGAATTGCCGGGGGTGTTGGTGGAGCGGCTTCGGCACTACTTCGAGACCTACAAGCTCGTCCCCGGCAAGAGCTCCAATGTATCGATCGATGCCACGTACGACCGCAAACATGCAGAGCGGGTGATCCAGGCGGCGATGGAAGATTACCAAGAGGAGTACGGATCATAA
- a CDS encoding SgcJ/EcaC family oxidoreductase, whose amino-acid sequence MTEQRSKSRGARSPEPNDHDEAPIRALYQALLECWNRRDAADFAALYAENGNVVGFDGSQMNGRAEIEAALRQVFAGHPTAAYISIIKEVRFLGSESAILRAVAGMMPPGQSDINPAVNAVQTLVVLKEEGRWRIALFQNTPAAFHGRPELSEKLTEELRQMLRTILPDRRTSKRAGDVPSE is encoded by the coding sequence ATGACAGAACAGCGATCCAAAAGCCGCGGCGCCCGATCACCGGAGCCGAATGACCATGACGAGGCGCCGATCCGCGCCCTTTATCAAGCGTTGTTAGAGTGTTGGAACCGGCGCGATGCCGCCGACTTTGCCGCGCTTTATGCGGAGAATGGAAATGTCGTCGGGTTCGACGGAAGTCAGATGAATGGGCGGGCCGAGATCGAAGCGGCGCTGCGCCAGGTCTTTGCCGGCCATCCGACCGCCGCTTATATTTCGATCATCAAAGAGGTCCGTTTTTTGGGTTCTGAGAGTGCAATCCTCCGTGCGGTCGCCGGGATGATGCCGCCGGGACAGTCGGACATCAATCCGGCCGTCAATGCCGTCCAGACCCTGGTCGTCTTAAAGGAGGAGGGCCGATGGCGCATTGCCCTCTTTCAAAATACGCCCGCCGCCTTTCATGGCCGGCCGGAGCTGAGTGAAAAATTGACGGAAGAGCTGCGGCAGATGCTTCGCACGATCTTACCCGATCGAAGGACGAGCAAGCGCGCCGGGGATGTTCCGAGCGAGTAA